DNA from Candidatus Binatia bacterium:
GCGGGCCGTGTGGGGTCTCCACCTGCTCCTCCGTGAAGGATTGGCCTCCCACTCGCTTTTCGATCGCATACATCCATTTCCGCTGCTGCACCCGGTCCCCGAGCTCATTTGCTATGACGGCATGAATGAGATCGCCGGCAGGCACCACCTTACTTTGATCTTGCGCCGGGGCGGCGCTAGAAACTGCCAACGCGATTGCGATGATGAGGCGGCGTAAATTCATCGGTTCTATAGGCATTATCGATCTCTACGGTCGTCGCTCTAGCGGGGTGCTTCCTGCGTGTTGGATGCTGGTTCTGGAACCATCGATTTCAGCAACGCGACGTTCTTGAGCACCTTTCTCCAATCTTCGGGTTCCTTCTTCGCGAAAACGGGAACATTCGTGGTGTTGTAGAAGCCTAAGACATTGTTCCGCAGCTCTGGCGTCATGTCGGCAAACTTACGGTCTGCCAGCTTGTCCAACAGCTTGGCATACGCTTCGTCGGTCAACCCGTACTCCCCGGCCACAGTCGGCTTGCCGGTATCAAAGTCCTTGTTTGCCAGAGAAAGCTTTCCCGCTTTCAAGTCCGCAAGATAGGTCCCATATTGGACTACGGTCGCGTTGACACTCTTCAGATACAGAGTCTCGGTTTCCGGGCTTGGCATCTTGAAACCGACCGCCTTGAAGGGGCCGATTTTGGGCAAGAGCATAAAAAATACGGCGAGTATCCGGGCGCCCACCCCCGGTTTTTGGTAGCCGTTTCCCCACTCGCGCTCATAATCAGTGCGCTTCATGTTGTAGAGAAACTTCTTCTGCGTGAAATTCGGGTCCTCTTTGACCATTTCGTCTTTCTTAACCAGCAGCGCGACGCGAGTCATTTCAGGAATGACACCACTGATGGACCGGCGAAACGTGCCGATGGAAAAATCAACGCTGCTGAAGATGTCTTTCAACTCAATCCCGTATGTCTTCAGGAATGCCCGTTCCAGCACCTTTTTTGGGACCTGAAACCCGATGAAGTCGTGGTATGAATCGGACGTGTAGCGGTGCTTGGCGACTTGGACAACATCAAAACCGAACTCTGTCTGGATGTGGGCTTTCTTACTTTCGGCATACGTGACCTGGGGTCCAAACTTGGCTCTCAGTTTGG
Protein-coding regions in this window:
- a CDS encoding zinc dependent phospholipase C family protein; its protein translation is GTSAEDLRMAHGYAYGGCLIQDMGYYPFGNKLFSDLVHYVRSGDFVQALLSEATDVNEYAFAMGALAHYTADITGHPSVNTAVGDGFPKLRAKFGPQVTYAESKKAHIQTEFGFDVVQVAKHRYTSDSYHDFIGFQVPKKVLERAFLKTYGIELKDIFSSVDFSIGTFRRSISGVIPEMTRVALLVKKDEMVKEDPNFTQKKFLYNMKRTDYEREWGNGYQKPGVGARILAVFFMLLPKIGPFKAVGFKMPSPETETLYLKSVNATVVQYGTYLADLKAGKLSLANKDFDTGKPTVAGEYGLTDEAYAKLLDKLADRKFADMTPELRNNVLGFYNTTNVPVFAKKEPEDWRKVLKNVALLKSMVPEPASNTQEAPR